One region of Ananas comosus cultivar F153 linkage group 9, ASM154086v1, whole genome shotgun sequence genomic DNA includes:
- the LOC109714858 gene encoding SUMO-conjugating enzyme SCE1-like isoform X1, producing MLGGIARARLAEERKAWRKNHPHGFVAKPETLPDGSVNLMVWRCTIPGKQGMDVPLKVHDPEFWLEYGIEKTDWEGGYYPLTLGFSEDYPTKPPKCTFPQGFFHPNVFSSGLVCLSILDEYHGWKPAITVTQILVGVQNLLNQPNFASLAQGTPCHLLTQDAAEYKKRVREQAKQYQSKV from the exons ATGTTAGGGGGCATTGCTCGTGCTCGGCTCGCAGAAGAGCGCAAGGCTTGGCGCAAGAATCATCCCCAT GGTTTTGTGGCGAAGCCTGAGACATTGCCCGATGGCTCCGTCAATCTTATGGTGTGGCGCTGCACCATTCCTGGAAAGCAAGGG ATGGACGTGCCGTTAAAAGTTCATGATCCTGAATTTTGGCTAGAATATGGCATAGAGAAG ACTGATTGGGAGGGCGGCTATTATCCTCTTACTCTAGGGTTCAGTGAAGATTATCCAACCAAGCCTCCTAAATGCACGTTCCCTCAAGGGTTTTTCCATCCAAATGTCTTCTCTTCTGGGTTGGTTTGCCTATCAATTCTCGATGAATATCAT GGGTGGAAACCAGCCATTACCGTGACGCAAATTCTGGTGGGAGTACAGAATCTACTTAATCAGCCAAATTTTGCAAGTCTTGCTCAGGGTACCCCTTGTCACCTTTTAACTCAG GATGCAGCGGAGTACAAGAAACGAGTTCGAGAGCAGGCAAAACAATACCAATCAAAAGTCTAG
- the LOC109714858 gene encoding SUMO-conjugating enzyme SCE1-like isoform X2, with the protein MLGGIARARLAEERKAWRKNHPHGFVAKPETLPDGSVNLMVWRCTIPGKQGTDWEGGYYPLTLGFSEDYPTKPPKCTFPQGFFHPNVFSSGLVCLSILDEYHGWKPAITVTQILVGVQNLLNQPNFASLAQGTPCHLLTQDAAEYKKRVREQAKQYQSKV; encoded by the exons ATGTTAGGGGGCATTGCTCGTGCTCGGCTCGCAGAAGAGCGCAAGGCTTGGCGCAAGAATCATCCCCAT GGTTTTGTGGCGAAGCCTGAGACATTGCCCGATGGCTCCGTCAATCTTATGGTGTGGCGCTGCACCATTCCTGGAAAGCAAGGG ACTGATTGGGAGGGCGGCTATTATCCTCTTACTCTAGGGTTCAGTGAAGATTATCCAACCAAGCCTCCTAAATGCACGTTCCCTCAAGGGTTTTTCCATCCAAATGTCTTCTCTTCTGGGTTGGTTTGCCTATCAATTCTCGATGAATATCAT GGGTGGAAACCAGCCATTACCGTGACGCAAATTCTGGTGGGAGTACAGAATCTACTTAATCAGCCAAATTTTGCAAGTCTTGCTCAGGGTACCCCTTGTCACCTTTTAACTCAG GATGCAGCGGAGTACAAGAAACGAGTTCGAGAGCAGGCAAAACAATACCAATCAAAAGTCTAG
- the LOC109714858 gene encoding SUMO-conjugating enzyme SCE1-like isoform X3, with protein MVLWRSLRHCPMAPSILWCGAAPFLTDWEGGYYPLTLGFSEDYPTKPPKCTFPQGFFHPNVFSSGLVCLSILDEYHGWKPAITVTQILVGVQNLLNQPNFASLAQGTPCHLLTQDAAEYKKRVREQAKQYQSKV; from the exons AT GGTTTTGTGGCGAAGCCTGAGACATTGCCCGATGGCTCCGTCAATCTTATGGTGTGGCGCTGCACCATTCCTG ACTGATTGGGAGGGCGGCTATTATCCTCTTACTCTAGGGTTCAGTGAAGATTATCCAACCAAGCCTCCTAAATGCACGTTCCCTCAAGGGTTTTTCCATCCAAATGTCTTCTCTTCTGGGTTGGTTTGCCTATCAATTCTCGATGAATATCAT GGGTGGAAACCAGCCATTACCGTGACGCAAATTCTGGTGGGAGTACAGAATCTACTTAATCAGCCAAATTTTGCAAGTCTTGCTCAGGGTACCCCTTGTCACCTTTTAACTCAG GATGCAGCGGAGTACAAGAAACGAGTTCGAGAGCAGGCAAAACAATACCAATCAAAAGTCTAG
- the LOC109714875 gene encoding uncharacterized protein LOC109714875, with translation MSSQEQKELLPTSLLCINHVAYLCSSVEKSLKFYQEVLGFELIERPPSLDFKGAWIHQNGIGIHLLQRSTDVDAPAKPSVIDPTSNHISFQCGNIWISKKKLEDMGVEYVSLAVGDEGVVSDQLYFHDPDRNAVELCDCRKRFLKNRIK, from the exons atgagctcacaagaacaaaaagagCTCCTCCCTACCTCTCTCCTCTGTATCAACCATGTTGCATATTTGTGCTCCTCTGTAGAAAAATCTCTCAAGTTCTATCAGGAGGTGCTAGGGTTTGAGCTGATCGAACGGCCACCGTCGCTCGATTTCAAAGGAGCATG GATACACCAAAACGGGATAGGCATACATTTGCTGCAGCGGAGTACGGATGTCGATGCACCGGCGAAGCCGTCGGTGATCGATCCGACGAGCAACCACATTTCCTTTCAA TGTGGTAACATATGGATATCAAAGAAGAAGCTGGAAGACATGGGAGTTGAGTACGTGAGTCTGGCGGTTGGAGATGAAGGGGTTGTGTCGGACCAGCTCTACTTCCATGATCCCGACAGAAACGCCGTCGAGTTATGCGACTGCAGGAAGCGCTTCTTGAAGAACCGCATCAAATGA